From one Gallionella capsiferriformans ES-2 genomic stretch:
- the def gene encoding peptide deformylase, protein MAIKPVLRMGDARLLEVAKPVTDFSALQDVLNDMQDTMHALNGAGLAAPQIGVGLRVVIFGVEENSRYPDAESVPYTVLINPVVTPIDDLMEDDWEGCLSVPGLRGRVARYHAIRYQGVDAKGAPIDRSVSGFHARVVQHECDHLDGVLYPMRMTDLRHFGYKDVLFPDSLQQDE, encoded by the coding sequence ATGGCGATTAAGCCTGTATTACGCATGGGTGATGCGCGTTTGCTGGAAGTTGCAAAGCCGGTGACAGATTTTTCTGCACTACAGGATGTGTTAAACGACATGCAAGATACCATGCATGCCTTGAACGGGGCGGGACTTGCCGCGCCACAGATCGGGGTGGGATTACGTGTGGTTATTTTCGGTGTTGAGGAAAATTCACGTTATCCGGATGCGGAATCGGTACCCTATACTGTGTTGATTAACCCCGTTGTGACGCCGATCGATGACCTGATGGAAGATGACTGGGAAGGCTGTTTGAGTGTACCCGGGCTCAGAGGTCGTGTTGCCCGCTACCACGCGATTCGTTATCAGGGCGTTGATGCGAAGGGCGCTCCGATAGACCGCAGCGTCAGCGGTTTTCACGCACGGGTGGTTCAACACGAATGCGATCATCTCGATGGCGTTTTATATCCGATGCGCATGACTGACCTGCGCCACTTTGGCTATAAGGATGTGTTGTTCCCCGACTCTTTGCAGCAGGACGAATAG
- the recO gene encoding DNA repair protein RecO → MTTRQNRHQDELAFVLHCHPFRETSLLLDVYSREYGRMAIVARGARRPRSALRGVLMSFQPLRLSWFGKGEVRTLHSAEWQGGQPYLQGTALMCGFYLNELLINLLARDDAHEQLFDYYRATLYRLAHETDHAATLRCFEKHLLQELGYALNLETEAASGSPVQVGCNYRYFVERGALADTPDNHGGMKIAGVTLLAMASDDYSDPVVAQQSKQLMRMLLGHHLGGKQLHTRELIKDLQKL, encoded by the coding sequence ATGACGACCCGGCAAAACAGGCATCAGGATGAGTTGGCGTTTGTTTTGCACTGTCACCCGTTCCGGGAAACCAGCCTGCTGCTCGATGTGTATAGCCGCGAATACGGCAGGATGGCGATTGTCGCGCGCGGCGCCAGACGTCCAAGGTCTGCATTGCGTGGCGTGCTGATGAGTTTTCAGCCGCTGCGGTTGTCCTGGTTCGGTAAGGGTGAGGTGCGCACGCTGCACAGCGCGGAGTGGCAGGGAGGTCAGCCGTATTTACAAGGCACGGCGTTGATGTGCGGATTTTATCTGAACGAATTGCTGATTAACCTGCTCGCGCGCGACGATGCACATGAGCAGTTATTTGACTACTACCGTGCGACGCTGTATCGATTGGCACACGAGACGGATCATGCGGCAACGTTGCGCTGTTTTGAAAAGCATTTGCTGCAGGAATTGGGTTACGCGCTGAATCTTGAAACTGAGGCCGCGAGTGGTAGTCCGGTGCAGGTGGGCTGTAATTATCGCTATTTTGTTGAGCGGGGCGCGCTGGCCGATACGCCTGACAATCACGGTGGGATGAAAATTGCAGGCGTTACGTTGCTGGCTATGGCCTCGGATGATTACAGCGACCCTGTGGTGGCGCAACAGAGTAAGCAGTTGATGCGCATGCTGCTGGGTCACCATTTGGGTGGGAAGCAGTTGCATACGCGGGAATTAATTAAGGATTTGCAAAAATTATGA
- the pdxJ gene encoding pyridoxine 5'-phosphate synthase, protein MIKLGLNIDHVATLRQARGARYPNLVRAALICEEAGADAITIHLREDRRHIQDADVEVLRGMLQTRMNLECAVTEEMIANALRIKPHDLCLVPERREELTTEGGLNVLRYFDAVKSACERCADAGIRVSLFIDADNAQIDAAVRAGAPVIELHTGKYADADSVPARAYELERIRAAVEYAHGQGLQVNAGHGLHYHNVQAIAAIPNIVELNIGHAIIAESVFIGLDAAVRKMKDLIRPL, encoded by the coding sequence ATGATCAAATTAGGACTGAATATCGATCACGTTGCTACCTTGCGTCAGGCAAGAGGGGCGCGCTATCCGAATCTGGTGCGTGCAGCGCTGATTTGCGAGGAAGCGGGCGCGGATGCGATTACCATTCATCTGCGCGAAGACCGCCGTCACATTCAGGATGCGGATGTTGAGGTATTGCGCGGCATGCTGCAAACCCGCATGAATCTCGAATGCGCCGTGACGGAGGAAATGATCGCTAATGCCCTGCGCATTAAGCCGCACGATCTGTGTCTGGTGCCGGAACGTCGCGAGGAGCTGACGACCGAAGGCGGTTTAAATGTGCTGCGCTATTTCGACGCGGTAAAGTCAGCCTGTGAGCGCTGTGCCGATGCCGGTATCCGTGTGTCGTTGTTCATCGATGCGGATAACGCGCAGATCGACGCGGCGGTGCGTGCTGGCGCTCCAGTGATTGAATTGCATACCGGAAAATACGCCGATGCGGACAGTGTGCCGGCGCGGGCGTATGAACTTGAACGCATCCGTGCTGCGGTTGAATATGCCCATGGTCAAGGGCTGCAGGTCAATGCCGGCCACGGCTTGCATTACCACAATGTGCAGGCCATCGCGGCCATTCCCAATATCGTTGAGCTCAATATCGGTCATGCGATTATCGCCGAATCCGTGTTTATCGGCCTGGATGCCGCAGTGCGGAAAATGAAGGATTTAATCAGGCCGTTATGA
- the acpS gene encoding holo-ACP synthase, translating to MIFGIGTDIVEYDRIAAMWQRHGERLAQRLLSEAEMPAFHAHAHPARFLAKRFAAKEAFAKAAGSGLRHPVSLSRISVTHDGMGKPVLQFDALLRAYLAQLGICAHHLSISDERNTIVAFVVLETI from the coding sequence ATGATTTTTGGTATCGGAACGGACATAGTCGAATACGACCGTATCGCTGCGATGTGGCAGCGGCACGGCGAGCGACTGGCGCAGCGTTTGCTCAGCGAGGCTGAAATGCCGGCGTTTCATGCGCATGCGCATCCCGCCCGATTTTTGGCCAAACGATTTGCAGCCAAAGAAGCCTTTGCTAAGGCTGCGGGCAGCGGGTTGCGGCATCCGGTGAGCTTGAGCCGCATCTCGGTGACGCACGACGGAATGGGCAAGCCGGTGCTGCAATTCGATGCGCTGCTGCGTGCTTATCTCGCGCAATTGGGCATTTGTGCCCATCATCTGTCCATCAGCGATGAGCGCAACACCATCGTCGCCTTTGTTGTGCTGGAAACTATTTAA
- the ligA gene encoding NAD-dependent DNA ligase LigA, with protein MVSAVVQQRIKALRSEIEAHNYQYYVLDAPTVPDAGYDTLFRELQRLEAQHPEFLTSDSPTQRVGAAPLKYFAEVPHRTPMLSLNNAFSADEVIAFDARVRDALGIDEVEYAVELKFDGLAINLSYRNGIFVQGATRGDGSTGEDVTENLRTVRSIPLRLKEANGEVLCADVEVRGEVLMFTRDFDLLNEQQRLNGEKEFVNPRNAAAGSLRQLDSAVTATRHLSFYAYGVGLCDGVNLSGKHDLQMAQLADWGVPVATQRSTVQGVAGLLDYYKEMGALRAALPFAIDGVVYKVNDIAQQQMLGFVSRAPRFAIAHKFPAEEAMTTLLDIDVQVGRTGALTPVARLTPVFVGGVTVTNATLHNEDEIRRKDVRIGDTVIVRRAGDVIPEVARVVLERRPSDARVFSMPQACPVCGSHVVREEDAAAWRCTGGLFCPAQRKQALLHFAGRRAMNIDGLGDKLVEQLVDAQQVSTPADLYKLGMSGLVSLERMGEKSALNLLDAIEASRKTTLARFLFALGIRNVGETTARDLAQHFGALDAIMQADAERLQQVRDVGPVVAQSMVDFFAEAHNLAVIAQLREAGVHWDEHSPAPQEDRIYTGKTFVLTGTLASLSRQQAKERLEALGAKVSGSVSKKTDFVVAGSDSGSKLERAMELGVAVLSESEFLLLIEGE; from the coding sequence ATGGTGTCAGCGGTTGTACAGCAACGCATTAAGGCGTTGCGCAGCGAAATCGAAGCGCATAATTATCAGTATTACGTGCTGGATGCCCCTACGGTACCCGATGCCGGTTACGACACGTTGTTTCGTGAACTGCAACGGCTTGAAGCACAACACCCCGAGTTTTTAACGTCAGATTCGCCCACCCAGCGGGTGGGCGCCGCGCCGCTTAAATATTTTGCCGAGGTGCCGCATCGCACGCCGATGCTCTCGCTTAACAATGCCTTTAGCGCCGATGAGGTCATTGCTTTCGATGCGCGCGTTCGCGATGCGCTGGGTATTGACGAGGTGGAATACGCGGTCGAACTGAAATTTGACGGGCTGGCCATTAATCTCAGTTATCGCAACGGCATTTTTGTACAGGGGGCGACCCGCGGCGACGGCAGCACCGGCGAGGACGTCACGGAAAATTTGCGTACGGTGCGCAGCATTCCTCTGCGACTTAAAGAGGCGAATGGCGAGGTGTTGTGCGCTGACGTCGAGGTGCGCGGTGAAGTGTTGATGTTTACCCGCGATTTCGATTTGTTGAATGAACAGCAGCGTTTGAACGGCGAAAAAGAATTTGTTAATCCGCGCAATGCAGCAGCCGGCTCTTTGCGTCAGCTCGATTCTGCCGTCACAGCGACCCGTCATCTGAGTTTTTATGCCTACGGTGTTGGATTGTGCGATGGCGTTAATTTGTCTGGTAAGCATGATTTGCAAATGGCGCAGCTGGCCGATTGGGGTGTGCCGGTTGCTACGCAGCGCAGCACAGTACAAGGCGTCGCCGGTTTGCTTGACTATTACAAAGAAATGGGCGCGTTGCGCGCCGCGCTGCCGTTTGCCATCGACGGGGTGGTGTACAAGGTTAACGACATTGCGCAACAGCAGATGTTGGGGTTTGTCTCGCGTGCACCGCGTTTTGCCATCGCGCATAAATTTCCCGCTGAAGAGGCGATGACGACGCTGCTGGATATCGATGTGCAGGTAGGCCGTACCGGTGCGCTGACGCCTGTTGCCAGGCTTACGCCGGTCTTTGTGGGCGGTGTGACGGTGACCAATGCGACGCTGCACAACGAGGACGAGATACGCCGTAAGGATGTGCGTATCGGCGATACGGTCATCGTGCGCCGTGCAGGCGATGTAATTCCTGAAGTTGCGCGCGTGGTGTTAGAACGCCGCCCATCCGATGCCCGGGTGTTTTCGATGCCGCAGGCTTGCCCTGTGTGCGGCTCTCATGTCGTGCGTGAAGAAGATGCTGCGGCATGGCGGTGCACGGGCGGTTTGTTTTGTCCCGCACAGCGCAAACAGGCGTTGCTGCATTTCGCAGGACGCCGCGCGATGAATATCGACGGGCTGGGTGACAAGCTGGTTGAGCAGTTGGTGGATGCGCAACAGGTCAGCACGCCGGCGGATCTGTACAAATTGGGCATGTCCGGCCTTGTTTCGCTAGAGCGTATGGGGGAGAAATCGGCGCTTAATTTGCTTGATGCCATTGAGGCCAGCCGTAAGACTACGCTTGCCCGCTTCCTCTTCGCGTTAGGGATACGCAATGTCGGTGAAACAACGGCCCGGGATCTCGCGCAACATTTTGGTGCCTTGGATGCGATAATGCAGGCGGATGCCGAACGACTCCAGCAGGTGCGCGATGTGGGGCCGGTGGTTGCACAAAGCATGGTTGATTTTTTCGCCGAGGCTCATAATTTGGCTGTGATAGCACAACTGCGCGAGGCGGGTGTGCATTGGGATGAGCATAGTCCAGCGCCGCAGGAAGACCGGATTTATACCGGAAAAACCTTTGTACTCACGGGTACGCTCGCGAGTTTGTCCCGTCAGCAGGCAAAAGAGCGCCTCGAAGCCTTAGGGGCTAAGGTCAGCGGCAGTGTATCGAAAAAAACAGATTTTGTTGTGGCAGGTTCAGATAGCGGCAGTAAGCTCGAACGTGCGATGGAATTGGGCGTTGCAGTGCTCAGTGAAAGTGAATTTTTATTATTGATCGAGGGGGAATAA
- a CDS encoding hypoxanthine-guanine phosphoribosyltransferase, with amino-acid sequence MMLDLRAREILQQAQLLCPEAQVQAALHKVAQEINAVLAGHFPLVLSVMGGAVVFSGQLLPLLNFPLDFDYVHVSRYGDARTGGAMHWKVAPHESVKGRVVLLVDDILDEGHTLAALKERVMALGAKACYSAVFADKQHGRPKPVAADFVGLVLPDRFVFGYGMDIEGLWRNLPAVYAVRNEILNPKS; translated from the coding sequence ATGATGCTTGATTTGCGTGCCCGTGAAATTTTGCAGCAGGCTCAGCTGCTGTGTCCGGAAGCGCAAGTGCAAGCTGCACTGCACAAGGTCGCGCAGGAAATCAATGCGGTGCTGGCAGGGCATTTTCCGCTGGTGTTGTCGGTGATGGGGGGGGCGGTCGTATTTTCCGGACAGTTATTGCCGCTGCTGAATTTTCCGCTTGATTTTGATTATGTTCACGTGTCCCGATACGGGGATGCGCGGACCGGTGGCGCGATGCACTGGAAGGTGGCACCGCATGAGTCGGTGAAGGGGCGTGTCGTCTTGCTGGTAGACGATATTCTGGATGAGGGGCATACTCTGGCCGCCTTGAAAGAACGCGTCATGGCGCTGGGGGCTAAGGCCTGTTATAGCGCGGTGTTCGCCGATAAGCAACACGGCAGACCTAAACCCGTCGCGGCTGACTTTGTAGGACTTGTGCTACCAGATCGCTTTGTATTCGGTTATGGCATGGACATTGAAGGGCTGTGGCGAAATTTGCCTGCAGTGTATGCGGTCAGGAATGAGATCCTGAATCCTAAATCCTAA
- a CDS encoding cell division protein ZipA C-terminal FtsZ-binding domain-containing protein, protein MSELQAALLAIGVGVVVAVYLFGWWKQRQYNRKFGAAFRQSHDDALYQTNAPQPTPEALDELVMINDDAIPDEAVAPVAVELPPEVTPKLNEPCPLLDGRSDFIISLRPAEPSFAAILDGLWQRKFDFRKPLQVVGLSARTGQWERVIAESPMLYVQFNIALQLVDRSGVISVAKLGDFRDLVLGIAKSIGADTTVPDILETHCAAQGLDALCAELDQMVGINLLPPGERLLNGEKIADAVALHGMTLESDGAFHLSNSSGNSQLTLINKDTKPFQHHSLAQFTTGGITLMLDVPRVENPAASFDLMVQIARDLARDLQVNLVDDHRVQLTDAGLAKIRAQIVEVETKMCDNNLTPGSTQALRLFS, encoded by the coding sequence ATGAGTGAATTACAAGCAGCGTTGCTGGCAATCGGTGTGGGTGTCGTGGTCGCGGTGTATCTGTTTGGCTGGTGGAAACAGCGCCAGTACAACCGCAAATTCGGGGCGGCTTTCCGGCAAAGTCACGACGATGCGCTGTATCAGACTAATGCCCCTCAACCGACACCCGAGGCACTGGATGAACTCGTTATGATCAACGACGATGCGATTCCTGACGAAGCCGTCGCACCCGTCGCGGTTGAGTTGCCCCCTGAGGTCACGCCAAAGCTGAATGAACCTTGTCCCCTGCTCGACGGGCGCAGTGATTTTATTATTAGTTTGCGACCCGCCGAACCTTCGTTTGCGGCGATTCTGGACGGGCTGTGGCAAAGAAAATTTGATTTTCGTAAGCCGCTGCAGGTCGTCGGGTTGAGTGCGCGTACGGGGCAGTGGGAGCGCGTCATCGCTGAGAGTCCGATGCTGTATGTGCAGTTCAATATCGCGCTGCAACTGGTAGACCGGAGCGGGGTCATCAGCGTCGCTAAACTGGGCGATTTTCGTGATCTGGTGTTGGGTATTGCAAAGTCCATCGGAGCAGATACGACCGTGCCGGATATACTGGAGACGCATTGCGCCGCGCAGGGTTTGGATGCGCTGTGTGCCGAACTTGATCAGATGGTCGGCATTAATCTGTTGCCGCCGGGCGAGCGCTTGCTCAATGGCGAAAAAATTGCCGATGCGGTCGCACTGCATGGCATGACGCTTGAATCGGATGGCGCTTTCCATTTGTCGAACAGTTCGGGAAATAGTCAGCTCACACTGATTAACAAGGATACTAAACCCTTCCAGCACCATAGTCTGGCGCAGTTCACCACGGGCGGGATTACGCTGATGCTGGATGTGCCTCGGGTGGAAAATCCTGCCGCAAGCTTTGATTTAATGGTGCAGATCGCCCGCGATCTGGCGCGCGATTTGCAAGTCAATCTGGTTGACGATCACCGCGTGCAGTTGACCGATGCGGGATTGGCCAAGATACGCGCTCAGATCGTCGAGGTTGAAACGAAAATGTGCGATAACAACCTGACTCCTGGCAGCACTCAGGCGCTCCGGTTATTTTCCTGA
- the galU gene encoding UTP--glucose-1-phosphate uridylyltransferase GalU, translating into MTRPLKIIRKAVFPVAGMGTRFLPATKASPKEMMAIVDKPLIQYAVEEAVAAGVTDMIFVTGRSKRSIEDHFDTAYELEAELEKKGKLELLRLTREVIPEGVNCIYIRQSEPLGLGHAVLCAQPVIKNEPFVVILADDFMVSDVSVTRQMVDVFDRHHSSVLGVQDVPRELTRQYGIVSSARVNHELEQVTGIVEKPRPEDAPTTLAVVGRYVLTPRIFHHLHRVGKGTGGEIQLTDGIAALIEEERVLAYRYKGTRYDCGSKIGFLQATVAMGLEHPEVKAEFAEYLKNLKVP; encoded by the coding sequence ATGACAAGACCGTTAAAAATCATCCGCAAGGCGGTTTTTCCCGTGGCAGGTATGGGGACGAGATTTTTGCCGGCGACCAAGGCCAGCCCCAAGGAAATGATGGCGATTGTGGATAAGCCACTGATTCAATATGCCGTTGAAGAGGCGGTTGCCGCGGGTGTGACGGACATGATATTTGTGACCGGGCGCAGTAAGCGTTCGATCGAGGATCATTTTGATACCGCTTATGAATTAGAAGCGGAGCTGGAGAAAAAGGGCAAGCTCGAACTGCTGCGCCTGACGCGGGAAGTGATTCCCGAAGGCGTTAATTGTATTTACATCCGTCAGTCAGAGCCTCTGGGGTTGGGGCACGCCGTGCTCTGCGCGCAACCGGTCATCAAGAACGAGCCGTTTGTGGTGATTCTGGCGGACGACTTTATGGTCAGCGATGTCTCCGTAACGCGTCAAATGGTCGATGTGTTTGATCGCCACCACAGCTCGGTACTGGGTGTGCAGGATGTGCCGCGTGAATTGACGCGCCAGTACGGTATTGTCAGCAGCGCACGTGTGAATCATGAACTCGAACAAGTGACAGGGATCGTCGAAAAACCGCGCCCTGAGGATGCGCCGACGACCTTGGCGGTGGTGGGGCGCTATGTGCTCACGCCGCGTATTTTTCATCACTTGCACAGAGTTGGCAAAGGAACGGGGGGCGAAATTCAGCTGACCGATGGTATCGCCGCGCTAATAGAGGAGGAACGTGTTCTGGCCTACCGTTATAAGGGTACGCGTTACGATTGTGGCTCGAAAATTGGATTTTTGCAGGCGACTGTCGCGATGGGACTCGAACATCCGGAAGTAAAAGCAGAATTTGCCGAGTATCTGAAAAATCTGAAAGTACCCTGA
- a CDS encoding S-methyl-5'-thioinosine phosphorylase, translated as MLAIIGGRGLTELANLKITHRQVMRTPFGEPSCAFLFGTLNEHEVIFLARHGYGYTIPPHLVNYRANLWALREQGVNEVISVTTVGGIRGDLTPGLLVVPDQVIDYTHGRDCTFFNSRNTSYKNIDFTQPYDAVMRARILHSARQVQQPCLDGGTYAATQGPRLDSVAEVNRYERDGADMVGMTGMPEAALARELDMAYASIAVVVNYAAGRGDSQFAINMESVNATARSAMVRVRTILERVCTDEGCYGD; from the coding sequence ATGTTGGCAATCATAGGTGGTCGCGGCTTGACGGAACTGGCCAATCTGAAAATCACCCACCGGCAGGTGATGCGCACGCCGTTTGGCGAGCCGTCTTGTGCCTTTTTGTTCGGTACGCTCAATGAACATGAGGTGATTTTTCTCGCGCGTCACGGTTACGGTTATACCATCCCGCCGCATCTGGTGAATTACCGCGCTAACCTGTGGGCATTGCGCGAACAGGGGGTGAATGAAGTGATTTCGGTGACGACCGTTGGCGGTATTCGCGGCGATCTGACTCCCGGATTGCTGGTAGTGCCGGATCAGGTGATCGATTACACGCATGGACGCGATTGCACGTTTTTCAACTCCCGTAACACCAGTTACAAGAACATCGATTTTACCCAACCCTATGATGCGGTGATGCGTGCACGCATTTTGCACAGTGCACGGCAGGTTCAACAACCTTGTCTGGATGGCGGTACCTATGCCGCGACGCAGGGGCCGCGTCTGGATAGTGTTGCTGAGGTGAATCGCTATGAGCGCGATGGTGCCGATATGGTCGGGATGACCGGCATGCCAGAGGCTGCGCTGGCAAGGGAGCTTGATATGGCCTATGCCTCGATTGCGGTGGTCGTCAATTATGCGGCAGGGCGGGGCGACAGTCAGTTCGCGATTAATATGGAGTCGGTTAATGCGACGGCCCGGAGTGCAATGGTGCGGGTGCGCACAATTTTGGAACGCGTTTGTACGGATGAGGGGTGTTATGGCGATTAA
- the nagZ gene encoding beta-N-acetylhexosaminidase — protein sequence MGLGPVMLDVLGTQLTDDDRVRLLHPLVGGVILFKRNYESPAQLIELTSSIRALRSTPLLIAVDHEGGRVQRFREGFTRIPAMRELGRIWDRHPQRARHLAQQAGFVMSSELRGCGVDFSFTPVLDVDYEQSGVIGDRAFHSDPQAIAELAHHLLLGLKQGGMHTVGKHFPGHGFVAADSHLAIPVDEREFVDIELCDLVPFRQMINFGLTAVMPAHVIYPKVDARPAGFSPVWLKEILRGQLGFEGCIFSDDLSMEGATVAGGIVQRASAALNAGCDMVVVCNKPESADELLAGLHWDMPAVSRARITHMRGGHHPAPMAGLHEHPEFLKALQEVASIGVSSPELPLA from the coding sequence ATGGGTTTAGGGCCGGTAATGCTGGATGTGTTGGGTACGCAACTGACGGATGACGATAGAGTCCGCCTGTTGCATCCTCTGGTCGGCGGGGTGATTTTGTTCAAGCGCAATTATGAGTCGCCTGCGCAACTGATTGAGTTAACCTCATCGATACGCGCGCTGCGCTCAACACCTTTGTTAATTGCGGTGGATCATGAAGGCGGGCGGGTGCAGCGTTTCAGGGAAGGGTTTACCCGCATACCGGCGATGCGCGAGCTGGGCCGGATTTGGGACCGGCATCCGCAGCGCGCGCGCCATCTGGCGCAACAGGCAGGCTTTGTGATGTCGTCCGAATTGCGCGGCTGTGGGGTTGATTTCAGTTTTACGCCGGTGCTGGACGTAGATTATGAACAAAGCGGCGTCATCGGCGATCGCGCGTTTCACAGTGATCCACAGGCGATTGCTGAATTGGCGCATCACTTGCTGCTGGGGCTCAAACAAGGCGGAATGCACACCGTCGGTAAACATTTTCCGGGACACGGGTTCGTGGCGGCCGACTCGCATCTGGCCATTCCAGTCGATGAGCGTGAGTTTGTCGATATCGAACTGTGTGATCTTGTGCCTTTCAGGCAAATGATCAATTTCGGTCTGACCGCAGTGATGCCGGCCCATGTCATCTATCCTAAAGTCGATGCACGTCCCGCGGGATTTTCGCCTGTCTGGCTAAAGGAAATTTTACGCGGACAGCTGGGGTTTGAGGGCTGCATTTTCAGCGATGATTTGTCGATGGAAGGCGCAACGGTTGCAGGCGGTATCGTGCAGCGCGCGTCGGCGGCTTTAAATGCAGGCTGCGATATGGTGGTGGTATGCAATAAGCCAGAATCAGCCGATGAGCTGCTAGCCGGCTTGCATTGGGATATGCCGGCTGTCAGTCGTGCTCGCATCACCCATATGCGCGGCGGTCACCATCCTGCGCCGATGGCCGGACTGCACGAGCATCCCGAGTTCTTAAAAGCGTTGCAGGAAGTCGCCAGCATCGGGGTCAGTTCCCCCGAATTGCCATTGGCATAG
- a CDS encoding potassium channel family protein, translated as MIHNLLIALLLLVAVFVIGTVGYHILGGWQHSWVDCFYMTFITISTIGFGEIVDVSQYHYGRLFTVVIGMSGIGVLGYVLSTFTAFMLESDINIAWRRKKMQKKIAQLKNHYIVCGVGLVGRNVAHELELTGRPFVVIESDMKVIQRYLDTHPEQLYLQGDATDNDVLLEAGVMDAKGVFAVAHDDSANLVISLSAKQLNPGLRVVARCHDMKNAEKTRRVGADEVISPDYSGGLSLVSAMVRPNVMNFLDDMFKSDSKLRMEEILIPENLANQTLHVLYHENKDCMVLAIQRNGVWQYNPTSSYHLQQGDVLMVMTTPQGRTRLEQLIRGDFSI; from the coding sequence GTGATTCACAATCTTTTGATTGCACTGCTTTTATTGGTCGCGGTGTTTGTGATCGGTACGGTCGGTTATCATATTCTGGGTGGCTGGCAGCACTCCTGGGTGGATTGCTTTTATATGACCTTTATCACGATCTCAACCATCGGTTTCGGTGAGATTGTCGATGTGTCTCAATACCACTACGGACGGCTGTTTACCGTAGTGATCGGCATGTCAGGTATCGGTGTGTTGGGTTACGTGCTGTCTACTTTTACGGCCTTTATGCTCGAAAGTGATATTAATATTGCCTGGCGGAGAAAGAAGATGCAAAAAAAAATCGCACAATTGAAGAATCACTATATCGTCTGCGGTGTAGGTCTTGTGGGGCGGAATGTCGCGCATGAGCTTGAGCTGACCGGCAGGCCTTTTGTCGTGATTGAAAGTGACATGAAAGTGATCCAGCGTTATCTGGATACGCACCCGGAACAACTCTATTTGCAAGGAGATGCGACCGACAACGATGTGCTGCTCGAGGCTGGCGTGATGGATGCCAAAGGCGTATTTGCCGTGGCGCACGATGATAGCGCGAATCTGGTGATCAGTTTGAGCGCTAAACAGCTCAACCCCGGTTTGCGCGTCGTGGCGCGCTGCCACGACATGAAAAATGCGGAAAAGACCCGCAGGGTAGGCGCTGATGAAGTTATCTCACCGGATTACAGCGGCGGACTGAGCCTCGTCTCTGCGATGGTACGACCCAATGTGATGAATTTTCTGGACGATATGTTCAAATCGGATAGTAAGTTACGCATGGAGGAGATACTGATTCCTGAGAATCTGGCAAATCAGACTCTGCATGTTTTGTATCATGAAAATAAGGATTGCATGGTGCTGGCCATTCAGCGTAACGGCGTCTGGCAGTACAATCCTACATCGAGTTACCATCTGCAACAGGGGGATGTGTTGATGGTGATGACCACGCCGCAAGGCCGCACGCGGCTTGAGCAATTGATTCGGGGCGATTTTTCCATATAG